DNA sequence from the Paenibacillus physcomitrellae genome:
CTTCAGCGGACAAAAGCATTCCGGATCTGATCGCGCTCCAAATGCTCAAAAATCTGGGCTTGCTTGATCCTGATGTGCTTCGTGCCCTCCGTTCGCTCGCGAACAGCCAGAAGTCCTAACCCGCACCACTATCCAAGATTTCGCATAAATAAATGCAAAACAACCGCAGAACACAAACTTGCTTAAGCAAGTTTGTTCTGCGGTTTGTTTATTTTGGCCTTAATGGTTGTTCGGCCTATTAGAATTTGCTGGAGACTTCTGCCCTTTACCTTCATGACGAGGGAAGGTTGCTTTCAGCAATGGCGGGGTCACAAGGGTTGTAATCATAACCACAATCACAATGGTTGTAAAATAAGACTCGGCCAGGAGATTGGAGGTCAGTCCCGTTGCGGCCAGGATCAGGGCAACTTCACCCCGGGAGACCATCCCGGCTCCAATTGCCGATGAAGACCGCAGGGAAAACCCTGTTAATTTGGCTCCCAGGCCTCCGCCAATCCATTTGGTCAAGATGGCAACAATACTTAGCACAACAATGATACCCAGCTGTTCGAGTACGCCGTCGAAGCTGACCTTTAAGCCGATGCTGACGAAAAAGACAGGCACAAACAGCGCATAAGCAATCGGTTCGATCCGGGTTTCGACTTTATGTTTCGAAGGAGTAGCAGAAACAGCAATACCACCGATGAAGGCGCCGATGATTCCGGCTACACCCATGATTTCGGCAAAATAAGCGAAGCCAAAGCAGACGATCAAGCCGGCGGTAATGGCGGTCTCGGTCACTTTAAGCCTGCCGAACAATTTCATGACCAACGGGACAAGCAGCCAGGCTCCCGCTATGGATACGCCAAAGAAAATCAGCTTCTTGCCTGTAATCCAGAGCAGGGAATCCCCGCCGTTACTGGCACCCAGGAAGCTGAGCATAAAGGCGAGCAGCAGCACAACTACAACATCGTCGATTACGGC
Encoded proteins:
- a CDS encoding cation:proton antiporter is translated as MEFVLTLCLILIVTKLAGHAAARLGQPSVLGKLISGIIVGPAVLDWVHDADWIHIFSEIGVLLLMFIAGLETDLKQLKENWKTAVAVALGGILMPLFGGYAAALAFGLSQSHALFLGLLLSATSVSITVQSLKEMDRLKSREGSAILGAAVIDDVVVVLLLAFMLSFLGASNGGDSLLWITGKKLIFFGVSIAGAWLLVPLVMKLFGRLKVTETAITAGLIVCFGFAYFAEIMGVAGIIGAFIGGIAVSATPSKHKVETRIEPIAYALFVPVFFVSIGLKVSFDGVLEQLGIIVVLSIVAILTKWIGGGLGAKLTGFSLRSSSAIGAGMVSRGEVALILAATGLTSNLLAESYFTTIVIVVMITTLVTPPLLKATFPRHEGKGQKSPANSNRPNNH